gctCGAGAATGAAAGTCTAGCACATTATAATGAAAATACCATCGGTGCATAAACTAGGCCACATTATGGAGCACCTTGGACTCCTGAAACCCGAAAACTAAGGCGATTGCCACCTTGCCCCCGAATTCCCCATTGAGAAATGCCGCAGGAAAATCTCCTGACCATATCTACTTATAATGTAAATAGCGGCACGCCCATAAAACAATTTGACCCGTCTTACAAATAACCCAAGAAAGAGGCAGCAACAAATTTAACACTTAATTGTATTAACAGGCACAGTCATACAGAAAGGCAGGGATATAcataagtataaataaaaagggcatgggcatgggtaATCCCAGGCAAAAACCAAATCCGGACGCGTGTCcagtttgttgttgtttgcttaGACAGTTTAGGGCCCGCACAAAGGGCCAATACAAAAAGGGGCTATAAGGCCAAGAAAACAACCCGTGGAGGCAGAGATTGGAACGGGGAAAAGAAAGGGAGGAGCGCCCCGGTTTGATTGATGATTTTATGACATTGTTTACTCAAGTGATGATGAGAAGAGTAAGCAGATAGCCAGCCGGCCATCCTTTGTGTCCTTTCAAGCCGGTGTCGAGTGAGACTCGCTCCTCGGACTCGGACTCGAACCCGGACCATCCTAATAATTCCCTCGGCCCCCAGCCACACTTTCCCTTTTTTATGGTCCTTCCCCGGAATGCTATCAATCTTTTGCTTATTAGGGATAATATTACAATTACTTGTAAGTGAGATAAGCCCCAGGGCAGCCGACAGTCCTTAGTCGGATTTGGGATTCGGGTTTAGCCGGGGCTCGCCTTGGGTTAAGTGTTCAAGTGGTCGCTTTGATCTCGGGATGAGTGCGAGTGTGTTGTGTGTAAACAGATATCGGTTCAAGCGAAGAAGCCAAATGATTGACAAGATATTGTTGGAGAGGGTCTTCGTCTTCCCGACGAAGAGTTCTCCGTTCGAGGAAGAAACAATTTGAGGCGCCGTCGCTGATTGTTCTAACTAAAACAGCCGccaaaaagatttaattacatctaaaaataaattgttaacttttctttatcaaaaaataaatggtacTTGGTCAATCAAACaccaattaattaaaaaaaaataaattaaaaaaccgagCATAAAATACTACGCTCCCAGATCACTTACACTATTGGAAATATAGAATTCAAGTtgttatttttcatatttaaattacacattcaactatatttttaaaaagaatccATGTTTAAATGCtggatttaatattaaaatacttgagattatatggaaaatatttgatttaaaaaggGTTCTATTATATGCATTATattcaagttttattttatttgaacttcacattattaaactaaaaaataatcaaatggaatattattaataaaatatttgaacacAACGTTTCCAGtgtattttcttttcactTTGTAGGCTAATATTCTCCTTCTTTCTATACTTTTCTATGCCGTCTTCAAAACCTCCAAAACTAATGAAACTACTAGCAACTTTTTGGGCTCCTTCACCTGTCTCATCCCTGGTTCAACCTGTTTCAATTTAGTCATAAGCTCTGACATATATACCTGCAGCTAAAAACACCCGCAGGTTTCAGTTGAGCGCAGTGTTTTGTGTTCCGTCGGTTTGGCCAGGAAGCCAGCTGGTTCCATGGTCACTACACCGCCGCATGTCCTTTATCCTTTTGTCCTGGCCTGGTTTGATGATAAATTAGACGGAAAGACATGGGACGAGGATGAGGGCAGGGCAGGGCAGACAGCATTTGCGGCTCTTTAGTTGGCCTCACCGGCGTTTACCTTTCTTTCGCCTTTCTTCTTCTGGCCCctctattttttattgctatATTATGGTCTTTGGTACCGCCGAGTCCTGACTTGTGCCAAGGATCTCTATGGAAGTTGATgagtgtttgtgtttgcccaGAAGTTACGGAGCCGATGAGTGGTTACATCACCGGTTAATGGCTCGGTAATTGCCTAGGGAATTTCTCATCCATTTTATGTACCATTGCAATGTttagtatacattttttaatcgAATTTATCGTGATTAGAAATCATATTACCATCatgttttctatatttatgATATAAGTAGTTCATAAAAATATCAGtgtaaaaacttaaaaacatccagacttttgtaaataaaaatacgttttttgAGGCTTTGGAAGCAATATTATAAttcttacaaaataatttgtaatgtatatatttcaaaGATCCCCATGACACGTGTCAAGGAGCGACAAACCCTAGGCGTATTCCCCGTTTGTTCTCGATTTCTCATCAGCTGCTGCGGTTCTCCccagcaataaaaaaaaaatagatcaACCTTGAACCgcacaacaataaaaattaaaacacgtTTTCGATCCGTGGAAGGACTTGTTTTTTCCGAAAAGGGGATGGATTTGGTATTTGAACACATGTCAAGCTGTCAATGTTTATCGGTTTTGGGGAAAGTTGCCTATCTGTTCTCTCTCCTTTTCTCCTTCAACTCTCCACGTGAAGTGGCAGCCGTGAATTGAGGATTATCGGGCGTCTTGTTGATTTATGGCcaggcaaacacacacaaaatgtaCCAAAATTCGAGTCAAAATGTGATTGAAAACTGATAAGCCACATAGGATTGTCTCTGAGGGGGTGGTGGACAAACCAGGGGCTGGGGGTGTTATAAAGGTGTAAAAGGGGGTGTAAAGGGGGAGCTTAAAGGGGGTGTAAAAGGGGTTGTAAAGGGGGTTATTAGTATAACTGTCAGCTGGACGAAAGTGTTGAGTGCACGTCCATCAAACTTGGTCTGCGGTCAGTGGACTGGGATTTGGACTCGAGAGGTATTGCGATATTCCTGGAGTTTGTCATGTTTTGTTGAGACTGTACACGGGCGGAAAAATGTCCTGAAATCATAAACTCCAATTGCTGACAGGTAGGAATTTAGTTTTAACACTGATCTTgataaaattgataaaataattCAAGTAATAAACTTCTTATCTACAAGGTTACTAAAGTCTAAGCTTAGttctttattaaattctacaagaaaaatcaattattttagaCATAAGCAatattaagatttttaatttttgtgcaaccataaaaaacgttaaaaaaaattttaaatcagaTAAATAAATGGGATATGGAGCAGACCACTAAAAAGTGTATTGAAAGCAAGTGCAAAGCGTCAAGTTAATAGTTTTCCAGTGCATCGAGTGGGTAAGCAATGCTAATGCCTTAATTTACCACTAATTCGTGCTTATCACGCCGCACTCCCCTGACAACTATGTGCCACATGCTACGCCCGACTTGGGCGGCAGTTGGAGCTGCATCAGAGGAAGCAGGCCTGGGAACGGGGAGTTCCGTGTTGGAGGAGAAGCCCCACTTGCAGCCGATGCAAATCGCTTTAGCAACGCCTGTTTATGGGAAACTGCACTCGGCTAAACAATCTGGTAGGCGGCCAAGCCCCAAGTCTGAAACTGGACATCACTCAAGCATTTATCAAGCATAAGCCCGTTCTGGCGAAGGAATTCGGGTTCTGGGTGCTCGACAGTCTCTTTTGGTGAATTTTGTTGCCATTTCGCAAAGCGATAAGaatgaattttgaaaactGTATAACGGAAACTACAAGTCCAAAGCTTAACATGTTTTGTATGACttaatgctgttttttttttaaggttaaaGTATTATAAAGCACAGGCCACAATGCGTTTTCGGTGCTCCTCAGCTGAAAATacgaaattttttaattacatttgcgTTTATCTTAACCaaattataaagtttttagtgctgttaaaatgcaaatttaaatattaaatataccCTACGATAGTTAACTGCCAGAACTAAGGcataaaaaatcgttttaacGAAATATGAAATTAAGATCTAGTGTACGACGTATCAATGCTAATGATAATGGTTGGTCTTCCCCAAAAATAATtcttagatttaaaaaatgtcaGAGATCAAATTGCACAGATAAGACTATAGCTTCTTGGAACAATAAAATGTAGAAAAACCTtcgtaaaaaaatgtatgagtATGTGCTTAAGCTGATAATGCGAATATAATTTGTGTAAAATCAAATGCGGTCTGAGGCGTATAAAAAGAAACACGTCCCTCTAACAAAAAGTCACATTATATTTCGGCGCAGACATGGGACACTTGTGGACATTCGGAGCTCTTATTTTAGGCAGCATCCTTTCGGGTGAAGCCTGTACATGTGTTAATAGCATACAGTGCAGGGAAGTGGAACCATTATATATTTGGCGAGTTTTAAAACACCATGGCACTATGGCCTGCCCTGCCGGTCAAATCTGCTGTGCAATTCTCTGGAATGTAAGTTTATGCAGATTACTTGTGTTCTTAGATTTACATTTCAtcatatttaacttaatttttttaattattagcAGAGTAATGAAAGAAACACTGAAACCCCACCGGTTGTGCCTGTAGtgagtttataaaatataattttttttgctaaagatTAATTGTTGCTTGTTCACAGACATCGCCACCAAACGTGCCCAGAACAATTCACCATAACTGGGGGAGCAAGGACACAACTGTCGTCCATGCTGCACCACCTTCTACTGAAGGCAAGAGCAATCCATGCGGATTGGATGCCACCAAAACAATCCGGAATGGGCATTCGTTGCCTGGTCAGTTTCCCTGGGTGATAGCTTTGTTGCACAACGGTGCGTATTTTGGGGGCGGCTCCCTGATTGCCCCAGGATTTGTCCTCACAGCTGCCCACTTCTTAAGGTACAAGTCCGCACACGAGATTGTGGTCAGAGCTGGCGAATGGGACTTAAACTCCCCGGAGGAGAGTTTTGCCCCTGAGGAACGTGAAGTAGAAAAGATCGTTTCCCATCCGAACTTCGATTTTAAAACTGGTGCTAATAACTTGGCGATTCTACATTTAAAATCGCCTTTCGAGTTAAAGCATCACATAAGAACTATATCGATTCCTATGCCACAAAGTTCGTACGATGGACAACGCTGCACGGTTGCCGGTTGGGGTAAGAGAAATTTCGAAGATTTCAATTACTCGGCCGTTCTGAAGAAGGTCGAGTTACCCGTGGTTAGC
This genomic stretch from Drosophila gunungcola strain Sukarami unplaced genomic scaffold, Dgunungcola_SK_2 000001F, whole genome shotgun sequence harbors:
- the LOC128261337 gene encoding phenoloxidase-activating factor 2-like isoform X1 — protein: MGHLWTFGALILGSILSGEACTCVNSIQCREVEPLYIWRVLKHHGTMACPAGQICCAILWNQSNERNTETPPVVPVTSPPNVPRTIHHNWGSKDTTVVHAAPPSTEGKSNPCGLDATKTIRNGHSLPGQFPWVIALLHNGAYFGGGSLIAPGFVLTAAHFLRYKSAHEIVVRAGEWDLNSPEESFAPEEREVEKIVSHPNFDFKTGANNLAILHLKSPFELKHHIRTISIPMPQSSYDGQRCTVAGWGKRNFEDFNYSAVLKKVELPVVSRNDCESKLQRAKLGSNYKLPASMICAGGEPNQDTCTGDGGSALFCSLGDENPDSYVQVGIVVWGLDCGQKDIPATYTNVAIFREWIENNMLPYTFRNGAFKMDKTHQ
- the LOC128261337 gene encoding phenoloxidase-activating factor 2-like isoform X2 encodes the protein MGHLWTFGALILGSILSGEACTCVNSIQCREVEPLYIWRVLKHHGTMACPAGQICCAILWNSNERNTETPPVVPVTSPPNVPRTIHHNWGSKDTTVVHAAPPSTEGKSNPCGLDATKTIRNGHSLPGQFPWVIALLHNGAYFGGGSLIAPGFVLTAAHFLRYKSAHEIVVRAGEWDLNSPEESFAPEEREVEKIVSHPNFDFKTGANNLAILHLKSPFELKHHIRTISIPMPQSSYDGQRCTVAGWGKRNFEDFNYSAVLKKVELPVVSRNDCESKLQRAKLGSNYKLPASMICAGGEPNQDTCTGDGGSALFCSLGDENPDSYVQVGIVVWGLDCGQKDIPATYTNVAIFREWIENNMLPYTFRNGAFKMDKTHQ